The Candidatus Acidiferrales bacterium DNA segment GCGATTAACCTCGATATGGTCGGTGACAAAGAGTTGACTCTTCCGAAGGAATATAATTCCATCCAATATGCGGGCGACGTCGTAAACCTCGTCTGGAACACCGCTGCGGAAATGGGAATGTCGCAATTTGTCGACCGCGTCGGTGATCCGGTTTCCGATGACCATTTATCGCTCGACAACGTCGGAATAAAATGTATCGACATTATTGATTTTGCCTATCCGGATGAGTCGAACAGGTACTGGCATACTCTGGAAGACACACCGGATAAATGCAGCGCGGAAAGTCTCGCTGCTGTCGGCAGAGTCATAATTCAAGTTTTGTACAGAAAAATTCCAATTTGAATTTTATGACAGATAATTATCTCCAACTAAAAATTTCCACCGACCAGCCCGTGAACGATCTGATTATAGGTTTCCTCAGCGATGTGGGTGCGGAAGGTTTTATCGAAGAGACGAACGAGCTCTCCTGCTACTTCGCAGACCGTAAATGGAATCCTTCGTTTCGTACCGACGTAAATGAATTTCTCATCAATCTGAAGAAGCAGGGAAAAATAAAAAATTTTTCCATTGAAGTCCTTGCGGTCCGCGATCAGGATTGGAACAGGGAATGGGAAGACTCGGTTGTGCCCGTTGAGGTGACAAACAATGTCGCTATCAAGCCGAGCTGGAAAGATTATTACGGCGATGCGAAGATTGTAATCGAGATCGATCCGAAGATGTCGTTTGGTACGGGACATCACGAGACGACCCGGATGATGATCGGGTTGCTGGAAAAATTCATAAAGGGCGGCGAAGCAGTTTTGGACATTGGAACCGGAACCGGTGTTCTCGCTATTGCAGCAGTAATGTTGGGCGCCAAGAAATGTGCTGCTATAGATAACGACGATTGGTCAATTGAAAACGCCCGTGAAAACATCGGCAGGAACGGCGTGGCGAACAAAATTGAATTGATGAAGGGGGATCTGGCTTCCGTGCCGTCTTCCGAATTCGATATAGTGGTCGCTAACCTGAACCGTAACACTCTTCTCTATCTCAGAGATGAGATATATGATCGCACCGCAAGAGGCGGGCGGTTGCTGCTCACGGGAGTGCTTACGCTTGACGAAGAAAGCATAATCAGCGCATACGCTCAAAAAGGATTTAAATCGGAGGAGATCATTCACGAGGCCGAGTGGTCGGCTTTGGTGCTCAAGAAATGAGGTATGCTTCGATAGACATCGGAACGAATACGATTCTGATGTTGATAGGAGAGGTAACAGGGGGAGGCGGGGAAGATTCGCTTAAGATTACTCCAATAAAAGATTTCTACAGTGTTCCGCGGCTCGGTAAAAATGTCTCCGTAACGGGAAGGCTCGATGAAAACTCAATTGAACTTGCGTTTAATGTCCTGAGAAATTATAAAGCGATAGCGGGTGAACATAAGGTCGACAGGATTATTGCTTCTGCGACAAGTGCTGTGCGAGACGCTGCAAACAGGGACGGTTTTGTCAGACGAGTGAGGAGCGAACTGGGGATCGAAGTTGAAGTGATAAGCGGTGAGTTGGAAGCGGAGATGGACTTCATCGGTGCTGTGAGCGGAGCGCCGGATCCAAGCCAGCAAACTCTTGTTATTGACATTGGCGGTGGAAGCACGGAGTTGAGCTATGGAAAAGGGTTCGAGCCCTCTCTTTCTCGAAGTATCGACATCGGAGCGGTCAGAGTCACTGAAAGATTTCTCCATCATAACCCTCCGATTCTGACGGAATTAAAGAAGGCGGCCGAGTTCATAACGGCCGCTTTGAATCAATTCCCGTTCACAAAAATAAATCCTCGCGTGATCTTCGGCGTAGCGGGAACTCCGACTACGCTTGCGTTGATTGCCCAGCGGAGACATGAGTTCGACGCATCGGCTGTCACAAACTACCCAATGACGACTAGAACACTTCGGAAAGTTTTTGATGAAATCAAAAGCAAGCCTTCAGGCGAAATACTTGAGCTTACCAAAGCGGCTGAGGGCCGAGCAGACGTTCTTGTTGCGGGTGCGTTGATCCTTTTGAAAGTTCTGGAAGTAGCCAATGCGGCAGAGTTTTTGACCACGGATCGCGGATTGCGGTACGGTTACCTTTTTTGTAAGCATAAAGGGCTTCTTGAAAAATGACGCTGTCGTCGCTCGCCGGACACGCAGTTGAACTTCTTGATAAGATTGTAAGGTCAGATCCGCCGGCGGATAAAATTATCTCAGAGTTCTACAGACAAAGGAGATATCTCGGATCGCACGACAGGCGATGGATAACGGAAAAAGTCTACGGAATTATCCGAAACTTCATACTTCTGCGGGAAATTGTTGAGGAGTGTTCCTCTGGCTTGAAGCCACTAAATGTTTTTCTACTCTACGAGATTCTGATCGCCGGGATGGAGCCGAACGAGATCAGCAATATTTATTCTCAACTTCTTGAGTCGTACAGGCTTGCCGGCAGCGAAATAGATCTTGAAAGTTTATTGAAATGTTCCGCGCGTCAATTGTCGGCGCTTAAGGACAACGAGTTTGCGTTGAATTCGTTTCCGACCTTTTTTCGCGCTGTCCTGCCTCCAAGTGTTAAAGATGAATGTGTCCAAATAATGCAGGCTCTGAACCATGAAGCGCGAGTTTGCATTCGTGTCGACACATCGAAGATTTCGCGAGACGAAGCAATAGACTCGTTTCGAATAGAAGGCATTGAAACGTCACCGTCTTATTTTTCTCCTCTCGGACTCTATTTACCGGGGCGGATCAATCTTAATACAGTGGCGCTCTATAAGAACGGTGCGATTGAAATTCAAGAAGAAGCAAGCCAACTGGTCGGGCTGATTGTTGAGCCGGGAAAAGGTGAGGTTGTAGTCGACACATGTGCCGGCGGCGGGGGAAAAAGTCTGGAATTCGCGTCTTTATCAGGAGGAATGTCGGAAATCCATGCTCTTGATGTTGACAAAGAGCGGATCGATAATCTAATGGTGAGGGCCGCGAGGAGCGGCTACGGAAACATTTCTTCGAGAGTTGTTTCGAGAGAAAGTTTTGACGGTATTGAGGAACTTGTAGGCTGTGCCGACAAGGTAGTGATCGATGCGCCGTGCAGCGGAAGCGGTACCATTCGCAGGAATCCCGATAAGAAATTTCGACTGACAAGAGAATCAGTAGGGAAAAAAGCCGCTTACCAGAAATTCTTATTAGAACATTACTCGCAGCTTGTCAGAGTCGGAGGATTGCTCTTCTACGTCACGTGCAGCATTTTTGAAGAAGAGAACCGCTCGGTCATCAAATCGTTTGCGAATTCAAATCGAAATTTCGAATTTGTCGAGGTGTCGAGCATCCTTACAGAGAAAAAATTTTCTGGCTTGATCGAAGATGGTTTTCTTTCGATATACCCGCATCGCGCAGACATGGATGGATTCTTTGTTGCAGTCATGAAACGCGTCGGCTGATCAGGAGAAACAATTGAAAGCCCACATCTTCGAGGGCTGTGGACGAAAATGATGTGGGCTGTTACTCACTCTGATCCTACGAAGAACCTTTCAGAGTCTTGACCAGATCTACCATGAGGATAATCAGCGCAAATGAGCCGACAATAGCAGGTACGTAATAGACATCATGGTAATTTAGTCCGGGGAACCAGCAACCAAACACCGGCGATCCTAGCCAGGCTCCGAGCCATCCCCAAATCACTGTTCCAATGAAAGACTCAATGCCGCTTCTTACCCGAGTCTTTAGTGCGAAATGGAGAATGAGAGAGACCACCACGCTGATCACCAGCAAGATGAGAAAGCTTATGAAATCCATCCCAATCATTTTGCCCTTCCTTTCATTTTAGATTGTCAGGATGAATAAATGATGTCCGGTCGGTCTCGCTTCACTGCGAAAAAACTCCCGCCGGTCGAAAAAAATTAACCAAAGTGATGAGCAAATACAAACCGGATTTTTTGCCTCGACTTAGCACTGCACGGGCGTGACGGAGATATGAAGAGGAAATCATGTCATTCTTTCGTGTGACAGATAGCTGAGTTTTCGATCTAATTCGGTTTTCTCTTTCCGATTCGGTTCACGATCTTCACAAATTTTTCTGCGGCAGTCGTTATGTCATCTTCGGTGGTGAACCTGCCGAAAGAAAACCTCACGGTCGCCATAGTTGTTTTGTCGTCCCTCCCGATCGCCTTAATAACATGAGAAGGCTGAAGACTCCCCGAACTGCACGCCGATCCGCTGGTCACCGCAACGCCTTCAAGATCCATATTAATTATGAGTGCCTCGCCGTCAATTTCATGTTCGCTGCTGTTAATCGACACGCTGAGAATGTTTGGCAATGAACTCTCTTCGGGAGAATTAATTATAACTTCAGGAATTTCGGCCGAAATTTTGTTTCTCAAGAGAAGATTAAATTCTGAAAGCCGCATTTGTTCTTTATCTGAATCTTGCGCGCATAGCTCACCGGCCTTTGCGAAGCCGACGGCGAGCGGAACGCTTTCCGTGCCGGGGCGGCGATTTCGTTCTTGCGAGCCGCCATGGAACATCGGTTCAAAGTCGATCCCTCTTTTGATATAGAGTGCTCCGATTCCTTTGGGTCCATAAATTTTGTGTGCGGTAAATGAGGCAAGATCGACATCGAATTTGTTAACGTCGAATCTTGTCTTGCAGAATGATTGAACCGCATCGGTGTGAAAAAGGACTCCTCTATCGTGTGCGGCCCCTATCAGCTCGGGCAAATTCTGAATCGTGCCTATCTCGTTGTTCGCATGAATTATGCTCACCAAAAACGTTTCATCAGTTATGGCATCCTCCAGCTCATCGCGCGAGACGAAACCCTTTGCATCCACCGGCAGGACGGTCACGTCGAATCCACTTTTCCTCAGCGACTCGGCTGCATTGAAAATGGCATGATGTTCAATTGAAGATATGATCAGATGTTTCTTGCCCGAATGCGAAAATTTCGCTGCGACTCCGAACAAGGCGGAGTTATCTGATTCTGTGCCGCCGCTCGTGAAGAAAAGCTCGGATTCTCGCGCGCCGATGAGACCCGCTATTCTTGCCCGGCTGTTCTCAAGCGCCGACTTCGCTTCTCTGCCAAAGCCATGAATGCTTGAGGCATTCCCGAATATTCCTGAAAAATACGGGGTCATTGCCTCAACGACTCGTTTATCCGTCGGAGTCGTCGCTGCGTAATCCAGGTAAATCCTTCTCATTTGTGCATTTCCACGAGTTTTCTATCATAAAATATAAAACCGTTTGAACGAATATTTAGTTCTTTTGAAAGGCAGGCTTTGTTGGCGTTGATTTTCTTTCGGTGCAGGTTTATTTTTGATGAAGCATTTGACAACTTAATTAACAAATAAGCAGGGAGCATCCTATGAAAGAGGCTATGGAGTTTTTGAAGAACGCTCCAATATTTGAGGAGCTTGAGGAAAGGGATTTCGCGAAAATAAGTGCTTGCGGCGTCAAAAAAGATTATAAAAAGGGTGAAGTGATTTTAATGGAGGAGGAAACAGGATCTGCATTATTTGTCATAGTTGGCGGTGAAGTGAAGGTCGTTCGCGTGGGAGATGACGGGCGTGAAGTCATTCTAAGTATCCTGGGTCCGAGCGATATATTTGGGGAGATGGCGTTGCTCGATGGGGAGACTCGCTCTGCCAGCGTCGTCGCACTGGAACAATCGGAGCTATTCATGATTCATAGAAAGGATTTTCTCGCCCTGCTGCACGAGTACCCGAGCATTGCAATATCACTCTTGAGACATCTTACCCTTCGTCTAAGGAGAGCAGATGCTTTGATCAAGAGTCTCTCTCTGAAAGACGCATACCATCGCGTCGGCTATGTTATACTTCAGTTTGCCGATGAACGGGGCAGGATCAAGCAGGGTAAAGTTGAAGTCGATAATCTGCCCATTCAACAAGAGATCGCAAACATGGCCGGTACTACGAGAGAGACGGTCTCTAGAACACTCAGCAAAATGGAAAAGCTGAAACTAGTCAACGTCAATGGCAACACGCTGGTCATACTGGATTACGAAGGATTTAGACGAAAATTTAGTTGAAAGAAAAAGTGGAACCACAATCCGGTATTTCCCGGACAATCGATCTTCACACCCATACTTTACATTCCGACGGGGCGTTGACTCCGCGCGAACTTATTGAAAAAGCGAAGTCAGTCGGCATCGAATTAATTAGTGTAACCGACCACGATTCCGTCGCCGGGTTGACCGAAGCACAATCTTGCGCAAACAAAATCGGAATCGAGTTTATCCCGGGAATTGAGATTACGTCGAGCTATAAGAAATACCAACTTCATTTTCTTGGTCTTTTTATCGATTACACAAGCAATAGTTTTAATTCGTTGCTTAGTCATCTGCGAGATGCAAGAGTGAGCCGCGCAAGACGAATAGTTGACAAGCTGAATAAGATCAAGATCCCGATAAAGTTTGAATCTGTTCTTGAGAAATCGGGCGTCCAGAATTCAATCGGGCGGCCGCACATTGCCAGCACGATGGTTGAAAAAGGGTACGCTGAAAGTTACGATGAAGTGTTCGACAAATATCTCGGAATCGGGAGACCGGCGTACGAAGCAAATTGCCCTTTCCCTCCAGCGGAAGCCATAAAGATGATTGCACAAGCCGGTGGCTTGAGTTTTATCGCTCATCCTTCGCATTATGTTAACGAGGATTTGTTGCGGCAGTTCCAGAAGCTCGGACTTGATGGAGTTGAAGTTGTTCATCCTTCTCATTCGCCGGACGAAACAGAATGGCTGCGGAATTTTGCGGACGGCAATGGCTTTTTGAAATGCGGCGGCAGTGATTACCATGGCGGCTTGAAGAACGACGACGCTAACATGGGGAAGTATTCTTCTGAAGAACGCTGGCTTGAATCAATGCAAAAAAAATTAGGCAGGAGAATCGTTTAGTGGCTATTCACGAGGGAAAATTAAACGGAAGTGGAATGAAGGTCGCGATCGTGGTCAGTCGATTTAATGGATTCGTGACGGAACGTCTGTTGTCGGGCGCAATGGACGGTCTTAACCGTCATGGGGTTTCCGAGAGCAATATCGATATTTACAGGTGTCCCGGCGCATTTGAGATTCCCGCAGTCGCAAAAAAAGTCATTGAACAAAAAAAGCATGATGCAGTAATTTGTCTCGGAGCGGTGATCCGGGGAGAGACGCCCCATTTCGATTACGTCGCCGGCGAATCGGCGAAAGGGGTAGGAAAACTTTCACTTGATTCCGTGATTCCGGTAATATACGGAGTGCTAACAACAGACACGGTCGAACAGGCGATCGACCGTGCGGGAGGAAAATCAGGCAACAAAGGCTACGATGCAGCAGTTTCTGCTATTGAAATGGCAAACTTGTTCAAATAATCCGCGTCCTGGCGGAAATGAAGGACGTGTTCCAGAAGAAACGAAGGATTAGCCTGATTTATGATTAGAAAATTGCCGGTTATCATCATGGTGTCCATGATGGGGTTACAAGCATCCGCACAAACTCTTATATGGAAGAATTTTTCTTCCATGTACAATGTGAATGGAATCACCATTTTCAATGGACATGTGTGGGCTGCCACTTCAGGCGGAGTATTTTCCTATTCGCCGGTGAGCGGCACTTTTGATGAGTTCACCACGACCGAAGGGTTGTCGAACATACAAGCGACCTCAATAATTTCCGACTCTGGAAATATCTTGGTGGGTGAAGGAGATGGAACCATCGATGAGCTCAACAGCTCCGGGGTGAGGTATAGGTCACAAAAGGACATCGAAAAATCCTCTGCGTTGTCTAAACGGGTCAGAAATCTGGCAGTTGCCGGAGACACGCTGTTTGCATGTACCGACTTTGGTGTGATTGTCATTTCAAGAAGCTCGTTCGGAATTCTTGATAGCTATCTGCACTTCTTTCCGAAACAAGCCACCGACACCGCAAATTCAGTTGCGATTTTTCATGGTGATATTTATGTAGCGAGTCCGTTTGGTCTGTCCTTTGCGCCGCGTTCTGCGACAGATCTTGCTGCGCCAGATTTCTGGAACGCGGTGCCGGACTCGATCGGATTCTCCTCCGGTGTGAGCTCGCTGGTGGTTTTCAACGGTTCTTTGCTGGTTGGAACGAACCATGGCATCTTTTATTCATCCGATGGAATCACTTTTCAGCTGCTCCCAGGCACAGGCACGATGAATGTTGTAACACTTGTTGACGACGGGAATTCGTTGTTAATAAATTCGCAGAACGGACTGTTCAAGTTGCTCCCTGATAATTCCATCTCCACGATCTACAGCGGCGGCGTTTCTTTGCACAATGTAGCGGCGTATGCCGACACATTAATTCTCGGCGGAACGTCGCTAGGATTACTTTCCATCGGATCTTCAGTTCAAACCATCGTGCCCCCTGGTCCGGCTACAAATTTTGTCAACCATTTGTCTGTTGACGCATCAGGAAATCTGTGGTGCGCGACCAGCTCAGATGACCATGGATGGGCGTTCATGAAATTTGACGGAACCAAATGGAAAAATTATAGTCTGAGTCAGACTCCGATCTTGACGACGAACCAATTTTTCCAGATCAGCGCGGTTTGCGGAAACAGAATTGTGGCAGGCGCCTGGGGCGGGCCTGGACCGAAACCGACTCCGAGGGGTGGGATAGCTCTATTGAGCAGCGATACGATAACAAAGGTGTTCAACAGTTCCAATTCACAGCTTGTCGGCATTTCGAATGACCCTACCTATGTCGTGGTGGGAGACGCTGCATGTGATGCAAATGGTAATATTTGGATGACCGATTTTGGCGCGTACAACGGGAACATATTGGCAGTCTATTCCCCTCAGGACTCTTCATGGTACACATTCAACAACCCTTATTCGCCGCCCGCCGGTTTTGTTTCAATTGCCGTCGACGGCTACGGGGGAGTGTGGGCCGGAGATCAGTTTGTAGATAATCAGGGCAATTTTGATGGAGTGTTTTATTATAACGCGAATGGAACCCTCGATGACAAAAGCGACGATCAAAGTTTCCCTATCGGAACAAGTGACGGACTCCTGAGCGATCAGGTAAATTCGGTGATGGTTGATAATGAAAATCAAGTATGGGTAGGGACGACTCTGGGCCTGAATGTAATCTATGACCCGACCGATCCGAGCTTGGTATTGTCAATTTACTCGATGCTGGATCAGGATATTCTGGGGATTGACTACGATGCCTTGGATAATAAATGGATTTCGACAGTGACTGGCGTATTCGTGTTATCGAAAGACGGCAATACGCAGCTAGCACAATACAATATCACGAATAGCCCGATTCCCAATGACAATGTGGTTTCTGTTGCTTGCGACAGAATTCACGGGATTGTGTACTTTGCGACGAACTACGGAGTAACTCAATTAAAAATGGGAGTGATACAACCGCAGACAAACTTCACCAAGATAAAAGTGTACCCCAATCCTGTGAAGTTTCCGATCAAGGACTATGTACGAATTGCGGGACTTGTCGCGGACAGCCAGATCAAGATTTTTTCCGTTGCCGGCAAAATGGTTAGTCATCTCCCCGGTCCGGCGGGAACCGTTCAAGGCGATATTGCTTATTGGTTTGGTACTGATGACGAGGGTAGACTGCTGCCGAGTGGAATCTACATAATAATTGCTTATTCTCCGGACGGTACCCAGAGCGCCGTAACAAAAGTAGCGATAGTCCGATGAATAAATGTTTCCTTTCCGCTTTCAGGAGTAACTCGATGTCGACCGCTACTGCCAATGTGCGCGATATACCTCCACGTGAGTGTCCTGCGTTGCGTTAATTCCAAACCCTGCCAAAGTGGCGTCATAAATTTTTTGAAGCGATACATCTAGGTCTGGTAATCGCACGTGTACACCCGTGCGGAGAATAATGAACTCAGGCTTTTTTGCTTTTAAATATTCTTCGGTGCTTTTGTTGTAGTTGTACCAGTCTTTGTCAACCAATCCACCCAAATCGTAAATACCGCATCCCGAGTACACCCCGATTATTCCTACATCGGGGGTGGCCACGTGACAATTCCCGGTGTTTAATTTATTCAACAGTTCGGCAATCTCCGTATAATGTTTTTGGAATCCTTCGTAAAATCTGTCTGCATCGGGTTTAACTATGAACGCGGTGAAAAGAGAATTATAAAATGCTGAACCGGCAATCAGGGCGACCCAGGCGAAACGTTTTGTCCCAGTAGAGAAATTCCATCTTTGTATTACACGACCTACAAAATCTACCGTGACAAGAATTACGAGCGGCGTGATCATCAGCGAGTATCTGGAGATGATTGCGACGTTTTTTAACATGTAGAAACAGAAAAACGAAAACGTCAAAATCATGAAAAGAAAGGTTTCTGAATTTATTCTCTTCGTGGTTATTAGTTTGGGATTTCTTGTCGGGAGGAGAAACATAGTGACCGCGACCAAAATAAATCCAATCTCAACGAGGTTTTCTGACAAAAGTAATTTTGCGTCCCGCAGCAAGGTGTAAATTTCAGTCGAAAAGAACGGATCTCCTGCCTTTGAGAGGAGTGTTGTCGGGACGATAGTTCCGTAGTATGCTATTGCAAAGGTCAGCCAGCACAATAGCGGCAGTGCTGACAAGATAATCTTGACGAAATCAAATTTCGTTTTCTGTTCTGCCAGGAGGTACGAGAAGAATATTAAGAAGACCAGACAGAACTCCGGACGTATCAACGGCGCCAACCCTAGGGGAAGATATACCGATCGTTTTGATGTGCCATCATTTTCTTTGTAAACGATGAAGGCAAGCAAAAGCATGAAGAAACATGCTGCAGGCGCTTCCATTCCGGTAAATGACCAGCGAAGAAAGTAAGCGTTCGCGGCCAACAAAAAAGCGGCAATTGATGATTCGATTGAACCGAAACGCAGTTTCGCGGTGTAATACATCATGACTATCGAAGCCGCTGCAAACCCGAGCGACAGTAGTCTGGCAGAGGCAACAAAGTTGTGTAGGATGAACGCAGTGGCCGCGATGAGCAGCGGCCAGAGTGGAGCAGTAGAGCCGTAGGTTTTGTTCCCGGCAAAACTGTACCCTTTTCCGCTTAATATATCCTTTGCGTATCCGATGTGAATGAAGGCATCATCGGGTATAAAATGGCGGTAGAGTAATAGTGCGGCGGCTCCAAAAACTAAGACGAGAGCGAACAGTGAGTTTTTCATATCTTCGGTTTTATTTATCTTAAAAGATCCAATATCAAAGTTATTATTTGTTGGGTGGCGATTCAATGATCTGCGGTGACTTCGCTACATTTCGAACTTTTGGAGGGTTTAGAATCAAAGAACTATGCTTTGCTGAGAAACCCGCAACATGGTACGAGGAAAGAATGTTCAGTGATATATGTTCCAGAAAATTAGACTTTGCGTTCCGGAGCAAGGGGCTGAAAAAAACGAAAACTTCGGCCCGTATTATTATTAAACAATATCAATAGTTGGCATTTTTCCGAACTGTCTTTTATATTAAACCGAATGGAAACGATTTCCACATCCACTCAAAGGAGGCAAACTCGATTGGACATATTTCAGAAATGTCGTGATTATACTTTAGCTGATGAAGTAAAAAAGCAAGGACTCTATCCTTATTTCCATGCTTTTGAAGAAAATGAAGGTCCCGTTGTCGTCATTGAAGATAGAAAAATTATCATGGCGGGATCGAATAATTATTTAGGCTTGACGACTCATCCGAGAGTACGCGAGGCAGCAAAGAAGGCTATCGATAAATACGGTACAGGGTGTTCCGGCTCCCGTTATTTGACGGGCTCGGTTACCTTGCATTTTGAGCTCGAAGAGCGACTGGCAAAGTTCATGGGCAAAGAGGCCTGCATGACTTACTCGACCGGATTCCAAACGGCCCTCGGAGTGATTTCAACTCTGGTTCAGCACGACGAGTATGTCATCTCAGACCGAGACAATCATGCCTGCATCGTCATGGGAACATTCATATCCAAGGGGCAAACCGCGGAGTTGGTTCGTTATAAACACAACGATATGGATCATCTTGAGACGGTGATTTCTAAAATACCGTTGGATGCTCCAAAGTTAATTGTGTCGGACGGTGTATTCTCAACATCCGGAGATATTCTGGATTTGCCTCGGATGGTGGAGGTTGCAAAGAAGTACAATGCTCGTGTAATGATCGACGATGCGCACTCGGTCGGTGTCATTGGAAAAGGTGGTCGCGGCACGGCGAGCTATTTCGGGCTGGATGGTGATGTTGATCTGACCATGGGAACCTTTTCTAAGACATTTGCTTCGCTCGGCGGTTTTGTCGTCGGCGAGAGGGCTGTCATAAACTACCTGCAGCATCATTCAGCTGCGTTCATATTCAGTGCGAGTCCGACGCCCGCTTCGGTGGCTGCGGCGATTGAAGCGCTGAAGATATTGGAAGAGCAACCGGAACTTGTTGACAAGCTGATAAGTAATGCAGATTATGTGAGACAAGGTTTGAAAAAGCTTGGTTTTAAGGTCCATGAAAACAAAACCGCGATCGTTCCTGTTATCATAGGCGATACGATGAAGACGTTACTATTCTGGAGAAAGCTTTTCGATGCCGGTGTCTACGCGAATGCATTTGTCAGACCGGGCGTCCCGCCAGGTATGGAAATGCTCAGAACAAGTTACATGGCGACGCACGAGCGGCACCACTTAGACAAAATAGTTGAACTTTTCGGAGAGATCGGAAGAGAGCTCGGCGTGATCGCATGATGGTCATCGGCACAAATTCTTGAAACCACATACAGAGAGGAAAGAGATGAGCGGAATTGACATAAAGCCCGTGCGCACAAAGAAAGACTTGATGGACTTCATAAAACTCCCTTGGAAGATTTACAGGAATGATCCATATTGGGTTCCGCCTCTTCTGATGGACAGGAAAAAACTCCTGGACACGAAGAAGAATCCGTTTTATCAACATTCCGAGATAGAAATGTTTCTTGCACATAGAAACGGAGATGTTGTAGGACGAAACGCAGCGATCATAAATTATAATCACAATAAATTCCAGGAAGAGGAAAT contains these protein-coding regions:
- the prmA gene encoding 50S ribosomal protein L11 methyltransferase, with product MTDNYLQLKISTDQPVNDLIIGFLSDVGAEGFIEETNELSCYFADRKWNPSFRTDVNEFLINLKKQGKIKNFSIEVLAVRDQDWNREWEDSVVPVEVTNNVAIKPSWKDYYGDAKIVIEIDPKMSFGTGHHETTRMMIGLLEKFIKGGEAVLDIGTGTGVLAIAAVMLGAKKCAAIDNDDWSIENARENIGRNGVANKIELMKGDLASVPSSEFDIVVANLNRNTLLYLRDEIYDRTARGGRLLLTGVLTLDEESIISAYAQKGFKSEEIIHEAEWSALVLKK
- a CDS encoding Ppx/GppA phosphatase family protein, whose translation is MRYASIDIGTNTILMLIGEVTGGGGEDSLKITPIKDFYSVPRLGKNVSVTGRLDENSIELAFNVLRNYKAIAGEHKVDRIIASATSAVRDAANRDGFVRRVRSELGIEVEVISGELEAEMDFIGAVSGAPDPSQQTLVIDIGGGSTELSYGKGFEPSLSRSIDIGAVRVTERFLHHNPPILTELKKAAEFITAALNQFPFTKINPRVIFGVAGTPTTLALIAQRRHEFDASAVTNYPMTTRTLRKVFDEIKSKPSGEILELTKAAEGRADVLVAGALILLKVLEVANAAEFLTTDRGLRYGYLFCKHKGLLEK
- a CDS encoding cysteine desulfurase family protein, which translates into the protein MRRIYLDYAATTPTDKRVVEAMTPYFSGIFGNASSIHGFGREAKSALENSRARIAGLIGARESELFFTSGGTESDNSALFGVAAKFSHSGKKHLIISSIEHHAIFNAAESLRKSGFDVTVLPVDAKGFVSRDELEDAITDETFLVSIIHANNEIGTIQNLPELIGAAHDRGVLFHTDAVQSFCKTRFDVNKFDVDLASFTAHKIYGPKGIGALYIKRGIDFEPMFHGGSQERNRRPGTESVPLAVGFAKAGELCAQDSDKEQMRLSEFNLLLRNKISAEIPEVIINSPEESSLPNILSVSINSSEHEIDGEALIINMDLEGVAVTSGSACSSGSLQPSHVIKAIGRDDKTTMATVRFSFGRFTTEDDITTAAEKFVKIVNRIGKRKPN
- a CDS encoding Crp/Fnr family transcriptional regulator codes for the protein MKEAMEFLKNAPIFEELEERDFAKISACGVKKDYKKGEVILMEEETGSALFVIVGGEVKVVRVGDDGREVILSILGPSDIFGEMALLDGETRSASVVALEQSELFMIHRKDFLALLHEYPSIAISLLRHLTLRLRRADALIKSLSLKDAYHRVGYVILQFADERGRIKQGKVEVDNLPIQQEIANMAGTTRETVSRTLSKMEKLKLVNVNGNTLVILDYEGFRRKFS
- a CDS encoding PHP domain-containing protein encodes the protein MKEKVEPQSGISRTIDLHTHTLHSDGALTPRELIEKAKSVGIELISVTDHDSVAGLTEAQSCANKIGIEFIPGIEITSSYKKYQLHFLGLFIDYTSNSFNSLLSHLRDARVSRARRIVDKLNKIKIPIKFESVLEKSGVQNSIGRPHIASTMVEKGYAESYDEVFDKYLGIGRPAYEANCPFPPAEAIKMIAQAGGLSFIAHPSHYVNEDLLRQFQKLGLDGVEVVHPSHSPDETEWLRNFADGNGFLKCGGSDYHGGLKNDDANMGKYSSEERWLESMQKKLGRRIV
- the ribE gene encoding 6,7-dimethyl-8-ribityllumazine synthase, with translation MAIHEGKLNGSGMKVAIVVSRFNGFVTERLLSGAMDGLNRHGVSESNIDIYRCPGAFEIPAVAKKVIEQKKHDAVICLGAVIRGETPHFDYVAGESAKGVGKLSLDSVIPVIYGVLTTDTVEQAIDRAGGKSGNKGYDAAVSAIEMANLFK
- a CDS encoding aminotransferase class I/II-fold pyridoxal phosphate-dependent enzyme is translated as MDIFQKCRDYTLADEVKKQGLYPYFHAFEENEGPVVVIEDRKIIMAGSNNYLGLTTHPRVREAAKKAIDKYGTGCSGSRYLTGSVTLHFELEERLAKFMGKEACMTYSTGFQTALGVISTLVQHDEYVISDRDNHACIVMGTFISKGQTAELVRYKHNDMDHLETVISKIPLDAPKLIVSDGVFSTSGDILDLPRMVEVAKKYNARVMIDDAHSVGVIGKGGRGTASYFGLDGDVDLTMGTFSKTFASLGGFVVGERAVINYLQHHSAAFIFSASPTPASVAAAIEALKILEEQPELVDKLISNADYVRQGLKKLGFKVHENKTAIVPVIIGDTMKTLLFWRKLFDAGVYANAFVRPGVPPGMEMLRTSYMATHERHHLDKIVELFGEIGRELGVIA